A stretch of Helicobacter pylori DNA encodes these proteins:
- the pgsA gene encoding CDP-diacylglycerol--glycerol-3-phosphate 3-phosphatidyltransferase has protein sequence MKVLKLLPNFLTILRIVLSLFLLFLLLNTHTYFSFLTPFHINMISSLVFLFAALTDLLDGYIARSYKAKSRFGEIFDPLADKILILSAFLGLVYLDRVNAWIPFVILGREFFISGLRVLAANEKKDIPVNALGKYKTVSQVVAIGALLANLTYSYVLVAIAVFLTLYSGIDYTIKYYKS, from the coding sequence ATGAAAGTTTTAAAACTCCTGCCTAATTTTTTAACGATTTTACGCATTGTCTTATCCTTATTTTTATTATTTTTATTGTTAAACACGCACACTTATTTCAGTTTTTTAACCCCCTTTCACATCAACATGATCTCTTCATTGGTTTTTTTGTTTGCCGCGCTCACGGATTTATTGGACGGCTACATCGCTAGAAGCTATAAAGCCAAATCGCGCTTTGGGGAAATCTTTGACCCTTTAGCGGATAAAATCCTTATTTTGAGCGCGTTTTTAGGGTTAGTTTATTTGGATCGTGTGAATGCGTGGATCCCGTTTGTGATTTTAGGGCGTGAATTTTTTATTTCAGGGCTTAGAGTCTTAGCCGCTAATGAAAAAAAGGATATTCCTGTCAATGCGTTAGGCAAGTATAAAACCGTGTCTCAAGTCGTGGCGATTGGCGCTTTATTAGCCAATTTAACTTACTCTTATGTGCTTGTGGCCATAGCGGTTTTTTTAACCCTTTATTCGGGGATAGATTACACGATTAAATATTATAAATCTTAA